CTTTTCTATGGTAGTTCCAGAATCTACGATATCTTCCAAAACCACAACTTCTTTATTTTTAATATCCACATCTAAACCCAGCATCTCTTTTGGCGACTTGTTTGAATGGGTACCATCATACGACTTTAATCGTATAAAAGATATTGTACATTCAAGATTCAATTGTTGCATCAGCTCACTAGCAAACATAAAGGCGCCATTCAATACCGCAATAAAGTGAACGTTTTTACCCTTTAAATCAGAATTTAAATCCTGAGCAATTCTGGCAATTGATTCCTTTATTATTTCATTCGGAATTGTCTTCTTAAATCGCTTGTCTCCTAACTCTATTACCTCCTTCATAGTCTTTGCCTCAAAGTTACGCTATACTTGGTAAATAATTATCTTTGTAACATGATTCATACATTTTACAACAACTTTAAATTAGGTGTTCTTGGCGGTGGACAGTTGGGGCGAATGCTAATTCAAGAGGCAATCAACTACAACATCCATGTTTCTATTCTTGACAGTTCAAAAAGCTGTCCATGTGGAGATATTTGTAATGAATTTACCTCAGGAAGCTTAATGGATTTTAACGATGTATATAACTTCGGTCAGACGGTTGATGTTCTTACCATCGAAATAGAAAATGTAAATTTAGATGCTTTAGAAAAGCTAGAGCGAGAGGGGAAAATCGTGTACCCACAAACAAAAGTTCTTCGAATAGTTCAAGACAAAGGATTGCAAAAACAGTTTTATAAAGACAATAATATTCCAACTTCCGATTTCAAACTTTTAGACGCCGGAACCGACTTATCTATTTATTCTTCCACATTCCCTAAAGTTCAGAAGCTTCGAAAATTCGGGTATGATGGCAAAGGAGTTAACATTCTACGAACAACAGAAGACATTTCCAAAGGATTTGCCGCCCCAAGCCTTCTTGAAGACATGGTAGATTTCGAGAAAGAAATAGCCGTGATTGTTGCTCGAAACCCAAATGGTCAAGTTTTGAATTATAACCCTGTTGAGATGGAATTTAATCCTGAAGCCAACTTGGTTGAATTCTTATATTCTCCTGCGGATATTAATGATACCGTTAAAACCGAAGCGATTCGTATTGCAAAAGACATCATCGAGAAACTTGATATGATTGGATTATTGGCCATCGAAATGTTCGTGTTGAAAAACGGAGAAATTCTGGTTAACGAAAT
The Flavobacteriales bacterium DNA segment above includes these coding regions:
- the hpt gene encoding hypoxanthine phosphoribosyltransferase: MKEVIELGDKRFKKTIPNEIIKESIARIAQDLNSDLKGKNVHFIAVLNGAFMFASELMQQLNLECTISFIRLKSYDGTHSNKSPKEMLGLDVDIKNKEVVVLEDIVDSGTTIEKIVTELNKEPSCNVKVASLFFKPEVYNKEINIDYIGVEIPDDFIVGFGMDYRELGRNLKDIYTIKLN
- a CDS encoding 5-(carboxyamino)imidazole ribonucleotide synthase, producing the protein MIHTFYNNFKLGVLGGGQLGRMLIQEAINYNIHVSILDSSKSCPCGDICNEFTSGSLMDFNDVYNFGQTVDVLTIEIENVNLDALEKLEREGKIVYPQTKVLRIVQDKGLQKQFYKDNNIPTSDFKLLDAGTDLSIYSSTFPKVQKLRKFGYDGKGVNILRTTEDISKGFAAPSLLEDMVDFEKEIAVIVARNPNGQVLNYNPVEMEFNPEANLVEFLYSPADINDTVKTEAIRIAKDIIEKLDMIGLLAIEMFVLKNGEILVNEIAPRPHNSGHHSIEANITSQYEQHLRSILNMPLGSTKDIAKAVMINILGEEGFEGDAIYEGLDEVLDIEGVNIHLYGKTSTKAFRKMGHVTIIGNDLEETKKKALFVKSTLKVKA